The proteins below are encoded in one region of Plutella xylostella chromosome Z, ilPluXylo3.1, whole genome shotgun sequence:
- the LOC105385449 gene encoding dnaJ homolog subfamily C member 22, which yields MSATGDSIPSQKSVFWAYVFWLFGGILGTHHFYLRRDRHAFVWWSTLGGFGVGWLGEVFRIPRYVRDANEEPVYMAWLVTKMKQNKKPPFSMNRFTGMLMVGYSWAQMMMLAVPPDEVWGINFRYLNYLIPFVAALGVWTVGNIGREQGSLKWPVLAAYLAYPVRYYIFDESIWFTVMVLASGLAFDWLSKDWRRTPRKKQGVVKRLAVLGVCACLYLSLWCGYLYFHGTITDSEGDEVPVYEAIHHFFTSPWWLDVKQAMYETYLYAQHHGWYEVWKQIIDLSDPHGEQNAYRVLGVTPEATQQEITSTWRRLSREHHPDKVKDEAQRRAAQERFMEIQQAYEILSNSKHKRNRRNKKDNSEPIKANGD from the exons ATGTCAGCAACCGGAGATAGTATACCGAGTCAAAAGTCTGTATTTTGGGCGTATGTGTTCTGGTTGTTCGGTGGCATACTTGGGACTCACCATTTCTACTTGAGGCGGGATCGACATGCGTTTGTTTGGTGGAGCACCCTCGGAGGGTTTGGGGTGGGCTGGCTGGGAGAAGTCTTCAGGATACCTCGCTACGTTCGAGATGCCAACGAGGAGCCCGTCTACATGGCCTGGCTGGTGACCAAGATGAAGCAGAACAagaaa CCTCCGTTCTCAATGAACCGGTTCACGGGTATGCTGATGGTGGGCTACTCCTGGGCTCAGATGATGATGCTGGCGGTGCCCCCTGATGAGGTGTGGGGCATCAACTTCAGATATCTCAACTACCTCATACCATTTGTGGCCGCTCTGG GCGTGTGGACAGTGGGCAACATCGGGCGCGAGCAAGGGTCGCTGAAGTGGCCTGTGTTGGCGGCGTACCTGGCCTACCCCGTCCGCTATTACATCTTCGACGAGAGCATCTGGTTCACGGTGATGGTGCTGGCCTCCGGACTCGCGTTCGACTGGCTGTCCAAGGACTGGAGACGCACACCTAGGAAGAAGCAAGGGGTTGTGAA GCGTCTGGCAGTGCTAGGAGTTTGCGCTTGCCTGTACCTGTCGCTGTGGTGCGGCTACCTGTACTTCCACGGTACAATCACCGACAGTGAGGGAGACGAAGTGCCGGTCTATGAGGCCATCCATCACTTCTTTACCAGCCCTTG GTGGTTGGATGTGAAACAGGCCATGTACGAGACCTACTTGTACGCTCAACACCACGGCTGGTACGAGGTGTGGAAACAGATCATAGACCTCTCTGATCCACACGGCGAACAAAACGCTTACAGG GTCCTCGGCGTGACTCCGGAAGCGACACAACAAGAGATCACGTCAACATGGCGTCGACTGTCCCGCGAACACCACCCTGACAAAGTGAAGGACGAAGCTCAGCGCCGCGCCGCACAAGAACGGTTCATGGAAATACAGCAGGCCTACGAAATACTGTCCAACAGCAAACACAAGAGGAACCGAAGGAATAAGAAGGATAATTCTGAGCCTATCAAGGCTAATGGCGATTAG